A single genomic interval of Malania oleifera isolate guangnan ecotype guangnan chromosome 11, ASM2987363v1, whole genome shotgun sequence harbors:
- the LOC131168126 gene encoding probably inactive leucine-rich repeat receptor-like protein kinase IMK2, with product MATAHQFKNQISRNHLLKSIRGWCGISGKQKERWKKNHYRSVNNSFSPFWFLTLLLIFQLLAQLVSGSHQWDGVIVTQSDYQALQAIKYELIDFKGVLRSWNDSGYGACSGRWVGIKCAQGQVIAIQLPWKGLGGRISEKISQLQALRKISLHDNVLAGAIPWSLGFLHNLRGVYLFNNQLSGSIPPSVASCPLLQTLDVSNNLLSGVLLSTLANSTRIYRLNLSFNSFSGSIPVSFTQSPSLIFLALQHNNLSGSIPDTWGGTGKEFHRLQSLTLDHNRFSGMIPGSLSKLGELEEISLSDNQLKGTIPIELGELSRLQTLDLSNNAINGSIPASLFNLSSLVSLKMEGNHLENQIPETVGRLQNLSVLILKKNRLRSHIPATIGNISGIMQLDLSENDLDGEIPASLAELPNLSSFNVSYNNLSGAVPSLLYKKFNSSSFVGNLQLCGYSNSTPCSSPPPKNLPSPSVEPLKHHHGKHKLSTKDIILIAAGILLAALLLCCILLWCLIRKRAASKAKNGKRTAIARGGKAAPAVGTEVESGREAGGKLVHFDGPFVFTADDLLCATAEIMGKSTYGTAYKATLEDGNQVAVKRLREKLTKGQKEFEVEVAALGRIRHPYLLALRAYYLGPKGEKLLVFDYMLKGSLASFLHARGPETTINWATRMNIAMGIARGLCYLHNQENMVHGNLTSSNILLDEQTNAKIAEVGLSRLMTAAANSNVVATAGTLGYRAPELSKLKKANTKTDVYSLGVIMLELLTGKSPGEAMNGSDLPEWVAAIVKEEWTNEVFDLELMKDETNTGDELLNTLKLALHCVDPSPAARPEVQQILQHLEEIKPELASSFGADGARVPSASE from the exons ATGGCCACAGCGCATCAGTTCAAGAATCAGATTTCCAGAAACCATTTATTAAAATCCATACGTGGTTGGTGCGGCATTTCTGGAAAGCAAAAGGAGAGATGGAAGAAGAATCATTATCGAAGTGTCAACAACTCATTTTCTCCCTTCTGGTTCTTGACGCTGCTCCTGATTTTTCAGCTACTGGCTCAACTTGTTTCAGGCAGTCATCAGTGGGATGGGGTGATTGTGACCCAATCAGATTATCAAGCTCTTCAAGCCATCAAATATGAACTGATAGATTTTAAAGGAGTTCTACGCAGCTGGAATGACAGTGGCTATGGAGCTTGTTCGGGGAGGTGGGTAGGAATCAAGTGTGCTCAGGGTCAGGTTATCGCCATCCAGCTTCCCTGGAAGGGATTGGGCGGCCGAATCTCGGAGAAGATCAGTCAGCTTCAAGCACTTCGCAAAATTAGCCTTCATGACAATGTTCTGGCCGGAGCCATTCCTTGGTCTCTGGGGTTCCTCCACAATCTCAGGGGGGTTTATCTCTTCAATAACCAGCTTTCGGGTTCGATCCCTCCATCTGTAGCCTCTTGTCCTCTTCTTCAAACACTTGATGTTAGTAACAATTTGCTTTCAGGGGTTCTTCTTTCTACTCTTGCAAACTCTACCAGGATATACAGACTCAATCttagctttaattcattttcggGTTCAATTCCAGTAAGTTTCACTCAATCCCCCTCCCTCATCTTTCTTGCTCTTCAACACAATAATCTCTCCGGTTCTATCCCTGATACTTGGGGTGGAACAGGGAAGGAGTTTCATCGCCTTCAGTCTTTGACTCTCGATCACAACCGATTCTCGGGAATGATTCCGGGTTCTCTAAGCAAGCTGGGTGAGCTTGAAGAGATATCCCTGAGTGATAACCAACTCAAAGGGACCATACCCATCGAACTAGGAGAGCTATCAAGGCTTCAAACACTAGACTTGTCAAATAATGCCATCAATGGAAGCATTCCTGCCAGTCTTTTCAACCTTTCCTCCCTTGTTTCTTTGAAGATGGAGGGCAATCACCTAGAGAATCAGATCCCAGAAACAGTGGGCAGGTTACAAAACCTCTCAGTactcattttgaaaaaaaatcggCTCAGAAGTCATATTCCTGCAACTATAGGGAACATCTCTGGCATTATGCAGCTTGACTTATCAGAAAATGATCTAGATGGGGAAATTCCAGCTTCACTTGCTGAACTACCCAATCTCAGTTCTTTCAATGTTTCTTACAATAATCTGTCCGGGGCCGTTCCATCACTCCTCTATAAAAAGTTCAATTCAAGCTCCTTTGTAGGGAATCTTCAGCTATGCGGGTACAGCAACTCAACCCCATGCTCTTCTCCGCCACCTAAAAATCTTCCATCTCCATCAGTAGAACCTTTGAAGCATCATCATGGCAAGCACAAACTGAGTACCAAGGACATAATTCTCATAGCAGCTGGAATTCTGTTAGCAGCTCTACTTTTATGCTGCATTTTGCTCTGGTGTTTGATCAGGAAAAGGGCTGcttcaaaagcaaagaatggTAAGAGAACTGCTATAGCCAGAGGAGGGAAGGCAGCTCCAGCAGTTGGGACTGAAGTTGAATCAGGCAGAGAAGCCGGTGGAAAGCTAGTCCACTTTGACGGGCCATTCGTGTTTACGGCTGATGATCTGTTGTGCGCAACCGCCGAGATAATGGGGAAGAGCACATATGGAACAGCCTACAAGGCAACTCTAGAGGATGGTAATCAAGTCGCCGTGAAGAGGTTAAGAGAGAAATTAACGAAGGGCCAGAAGGAGTTTGAAGTTGAGGTTGCTGCACTCGGAAGGATTCGGCATCCGTACCTCTTAGCCCTCAGGGCCTATTACTTGGGACCCAAAGGAGAGAAGCTTCTGGTCTTTGATTACATGCTTAAGGGAAGCCTTGCATCCTTCCTCCACG CTCGTGGGCCTGAAACCACCATAAATTGGGCAACAAGAATGAACATAGCCATGGGCATTGCACGTGGGCTGTGCTACTTACACAACCAAGAGAATATGGTACATGGGAACCTCACGTCGAGCAACATATTACTGGATGAGCAAACTAATGCCAAGATTGCAGAAGTCGGTCTCTCACGGCTCATGACTGCTGCTGCCAATTCCAATGTGGTCGCAACTGCAGGAACTCTAGGCTATCGTGCACCAGAGCTTTCGAAGCTCAAGAAGGCCAATACCAAAACTGATGTCTACAGCCTTGGGGTAATCATGTTGGAGCTCTTAACAGGGAAGTCCCCAGGCGAGGCAATGAATGGTTCGGATTTGCCTGAGTGGGTAGCAGCAATTGTGAAAGAGGAGTGGACGAATGAAGTTTTTGACTTGGAGCTAATGAAGGATGAGACGAACACAGGAGATGAGTTGCTTAACACATTGAAACTGGCTCTGCATTGTGTCGATCCCTCACCAGCAGCAAGGCCAGAAGTTCAGCAAATTCTCCAACATTTAGAGGAGATTAAGCCAGAGCTCGCTTCTAGTTTTGGCGCTGATGGAGCTAGAGTCCCATCAGCAAGTGAATAA